The Pogona vitticeps strain Pit_001003342236 chromosome 7, PviZW2.1, whole genome shotgun sequence genome segment GGGTGTgctcttgtgatttttttttgggggggggaggcatggaGGGTTGAGGttgagaggaaagaaggagggagtcGAAGGGCCCTGAAGAGGCTTGTGGTGGAACCATTTGTCCGAAGGATCACGgcaagttgagagagagagacagagaggattTTTTTCTGCATGGGAGGCTGCAGGAGGAGACAAGGAAGCAGATGGAGAAAACCAAGGTTTCCGCTTCTTTATTGGCACCCCTAAGAATAGGGTGCTACCGTTTGAGACTTGGGGGCCGCCCGCCCCCTCCctaaggggaaagaggggaggttCCAGACCCTTATATTATGATTTCCAGGACACCCCCATCGCACCCCTCAAAGCCACGGGGGaatcagggtgggtgggtgatgtgTCTCCTCCTGGCTGCAATTTCTTCCCGCAGCTGCTCGGCTCCACCGCCCGGTGGCATAGACACCGCCTCACTCGACTGCTGGAACCAATAATAAACTAATTCTAGGAAACAGACCTCGGGCGTCAGCGTCTCTCTTTGCTTCCGCTCAGACTTActggagggttgttgttttttccccttcctcaacAGAATGAGAAGGTgggtcttcaacttttcctggtTAACAGGCTGGTACTGAGAAAGGtcctctgtacatgctcagagaggctctagatcagtgatggtgaacctttttgagcccaagtgcccgaaatgcaacacaaaatcaacttacttatttcaaagtaccaatactgcaattaaaatccaaatgctgaggttttagtttagaaaaaaaaacctgttcctgcactgcaagggttaaatgcttgtgtttttcccccctatgggcgatattaacaaataaatacctaCTGGTCCTcgaatcccccattgggctagactggtaatggtcaccattgcatcCCTCCACTAGACCACTGCactagcagaggggagtgccgaaatccaggatcggaggatgggtaagtatttctctatgacgacttatggctcatgtgccctcagagagggctctgtgtgccagctgtggcacgcatgccacaggttcgccatcactgctctagatcgTTCCCATGAATTCGGGCTAAGATCGGTCAAGTCCCTTTAAGTTCAGGAGGACCACTTAGACCAGCGGGTTTTGATGGGTGATGGCAGCCAAACAGAGCCCAGgaaaagtggtgttttttttggggggggtctgtTTCCCCCAGAATCCATTAGGGGGAGCTATTGTTTTTCCTAAAATTGACCACTAGGGGGAGCTCTCCCCCCCaaattggccactagggggagcaCTTGCTTTCCCTAAAATTGGACACTAGGGGGAGCTGTTTCCCCCTaaaattggccactagggggagctCTTGCTTTCCCTAAAATTGGACACTAGGGGGAGCTCTTGCTTTCCCTAAAATTGACCACTGGGGGAGCTACTGCTTTCCCTAAAATTGACCACTGGGGTGCTCAGATCCagttggactacatgtcccatagTTCCTCACCACCGCCTACCCTGCCTGCTGAGCACTGCAATCCAACCCCATCTGTCTGGCAGGGGTGGATGCTGCCAGATGTagtggggggggaagaaaagaagacaagggCTGTTTCCCAGGACGTCTTTATTCAGCAGTGGCAGAacaggaggcagagaagaggaaggCTGACTTCACCCTATCCCGGACCTGGGGAACTTACTGCCACATGATGGCCacccattttcttctgttttgaaagGGGATGGAAGAGATGAGGAGTGGGAGTGGAGAATGACCAAGGGATATTCTTACCTGCAGTTTTCCTCTGCAGGCTGGAAAAAAGCTCGGGAGCCTTAACTCTCATTCTTCTCTGGAGTCCTTCTTAGCTTTCCTGtaaccaaaagaaaagaagagatgaAAAACCGGTAAGGGAAGGAGGGCCCACATCCCAAATCCTTGAGAAGTTTCCAAAGAAagttgggttggtttttttttgagggggatgtggttgtgtgtgtgggggggaaccctATCCTGGAAAGGCATCTCTTTGAACCAATtgccctcccccctccaccaGGAAGAGTTATGGGGAAGGGGGTCTGGCCctgcagcccccctccccgcctgctTAGAGAGGAGTGATTGGCTGGTTTGGAGGGGGTGGGTGGAGCCAGGGGGAGGGGGATCCCAGCGCCTGGGGGGGTAGatgggtgggttttctttttgtgagTAGGGGGATCCGTGTGTGGAAGTTCTGCAAATCAGCCCAAGTTGGAACTAGGTTTGCTTCCCTTTGGGAAAAGAGGTTCCCTGCCAGGAGGTAAACCAAAGCTAGGTTTGGGAGGGGGAGGATCGGGGCCCAGGATGTGACAAAGGGGGGTGTAAATCTCAAGTGGAGattgggagggggagagcaggggaagaaaaaaaatggggatcggaccagggagagaaggaagttgccaggaaggactggaggaaGCCTAGAGAGGTAAGGGGTGGGTGGATCGGGAAATCTGGGCGGTGGGTGAGTGAAGGAGGTCTAAAACGGGGGGGTCGCAGGGAAGGGAAAGCAAGTGGCCCCACGCTGGGCTGGAGGGAGGCTTAGGGGGCTGGGAGGGAGAGGCCCTGGCCGAGGGGGCTGAAGGAGGGAATGGGGAGGAATCAGATCTGGGGGTCCAGAGGTgagccgcctccccccccccccgtgtggggAATATaggttgaaaatcaggaaaagtGGGTAGGGGGAGAGCGATCAAGGAAGGGTTAATGGGAGAAGGGAACTGGAGGCAGCGTCTGGATGAGGCTCCACTCCAGTTCCCAGGGTCCTGAAGGATGGGGAGGATGGGGAGGATGGGGAGTATGTCTGAACCCCCTCCCAGAAAAGAGGAACTGGTGAGGTTtaaaaggtggggggagagaaaggatcaGGACGGCAGCACTCAGGAAGCTGGAAAGAGGCTTTCAAGTCTGATCCAAAGACAGaggcaaacaacccccccccctggTTTGGAGGACTACCGCACCCAGCCTTCCCCACCCAGTCAACCTGTGTGAGGAGTGTGAGAGGGCTACAGTTTCCATACTCCTCCAACTTGGAAAGGCAGAGGAGGAACCAGAGTCCCAAATAGCCAGTAGGGATCATGAGAAAGGGAGATGAAGGAGGGTTCCCATGAGGCCATCTAGAAGGCCCACACCAGCTTAACCACCATAACCCTGCCTATGCTTTCTCCTGCTGCCCCCGACCCcaatcctttctcttctccccctccaGCTCCAGCTGCCATGTCATCGCCCGACGAGAGCCCGTCTGGCCTCCGTGGGCCCCCCGGCGACCTCCTGGGCCGGCTCCCCTGGGACATCGACCCCAGccgcctctccttctcccccttccttGACCTGGACACCCAGATTTCCCTGGCCCCCATCTCTGACAGCCCCGAGTCGTCCCTTGAGGAGCTGCGCTctgccgaagaggaggaggacgaggaggaaagGCAGAGCACGGGAGCGCTCTGGTCCAACGTCCCAGACCCTCTGAGTTTGGGCCACGCTGGCCGGTCCACGCCTCCTGGGAGACAGGAGCCCCTGGAGACACCAGAGGGGGCAGGCACCCCGACAGGAGAGGCCACGGTGTGCCAAGACAGGGGCCACCTCGCGGCTCTCACCCGAACGCCAAAAGGGACTTCCTTCCCGGACACGGCCCGCTGGCCACTGAGGCATCCTCTTCTGGCCACGGAAGAAAGCCAATCAGGCCCCTCTGATGTGGCCGATGCTCTCCACAAAGTCCATGTCTCCCTGGAGGTGGAGAGCGCTGATCCGGTCCCACGCCAGAGCCCAGGGGACCTCGGCCTCCTTCCCTGCGAGCCCGGGGGTCAAGGGTGCCGGGGCTGCTCCGCTGACCACATGAAAGCCATCGCCTCGGCCTTCGtggccttcctcttctctccaTGGCTCCTCTATGGGCTGTATAACCTCCTGCCACCGCCTGCCTCGGTTGGCCTGGACATGGCCAGCCGGGTGGCCTTCGCTCTGCGCTGCCTCCTGGTTGCGGGGGTCCCGATCATGCTCGGTAAAAGAGCCAGGGGATGGCGGGAGCCAGGGAGAAAGACGGCTGAGGCCGCCGCTGGCTGATCCTGGTGAATCGCAGCCAGAAACCTGAAccttcacttttaaaaataaaaattgagtgTGTGATCTGTCACTAAATCTTTTGACCCCAACAAAGAGCAGAAGATGGTTCGCCATTCCCAAACGGCAGCCTCCGGTCTGTTATTGATGGAGGGGAGAGATAGGATTGTATTAAAACTTCCCTTTATCTGAGAAGCAAGAGAACTTAGGTTATCATTTCAAAATTTGTACATACCAACCATGGATCCTTAAAAGACCAGAAGTACTTTTGAGGCTAACCAAGATGATTCCAGTGCTGTGAAgtgcaccaaaaataaaaattaaaaagaaaatccatgttctctttctttattcctgttttttcccccaggcaTTGCAATGAGGGCCGTCTCCATCCTCTGCTCGGACCGTCTTGGCCCGCTGGACGGCCACGCCCGACCtggcctcctccaccacctctttGTCCTTGGCTCCGTGGACCAGTTCCTGCTCTTCGTCCTGAACACGGTGGCTGCGGCGACCTTCCTCCCACAGGAGCACCTGCGCCTGGTCCCGATCCTGGTGGGGTTCTTTTCGGTTGGAAGGTGAGATGGGAGGAGGGCGGAAGTCAGACTCCGCCTTCGAGGCAGAGTGAGCGACAAAAATCTCAGGTTTCTTCTTGTGCCGAGAGATGATcttgcgggggtggggtgggctgggggACCAATC includes the following:
- the LOC110072465 gene encoding uncharacterized protein LOC110072465, which translates into the protein MSSPDESPSGLRGPPGDLLGRLPWDIDPSRLSFSPFLDLDTQISLAPISDSPESSLEELRSAEEEEDEEERQSTGALWSNVPDPLSLGHAGRSTPPGRQEPLETPEGAGTPTGEATVCQDRGHLAALTRTPKGTSFPDTARWPLRHPLLATEESQSGPSDVADALHKVHVSLEVESADPVPRQSPGDLGLLPCEPGGQGCRGCSADHMKAIASAFVAFLFSPWLLYGLYNLLPPPASVGLDMASRVAFALRCLLVAGVPIMLGIAMRAVSILCSDRLGPLDGHARPGLLHHLFVLGSVDQFLLFVLNTVAAATFLPQEHLRLVPILVGFFSVGRCCYWASLHLCSAYRGFGFVLAFFPMLSLTAYNLFCLYQLGLGFLFGHLAPGGPACTAPAPTPLGGTTPER